The Rhodopseudomonas palustris genome window below encodes:
- a CDS encoding GNAT family N-acetyltransferase: protein MSWPNSLPPFGVAVDAASPILIRSSHDGDVEAMLDIYRYYIRRGLDEGIDDHGTPQPGDLKERRKNLRNRRFPHLVAIRGETVVGYAYVVLFRKRPAYRYTVKHSIYVHPDHLGGGIGRLLMHELIDACAAAGFRQMIGYIDGDNTASLGLHHSFGFATVGRLPGVAYRYGRWADTVMVQRSLGAGVTTPPVI, encoded by the coding sequence ATGTCGTGGCCGAATAGCCTGCCGCCTTTTGGAGTTGCCGTGGACGCCGCTTCGCCGATCCTAATCCGCTCCTCGCACGACGGCGACGTCGAGGCGATGCTCGATATCTATCGCTATTACATCCGGCGCGGTCTCGATGAGGGAATCGACGATCATGGCACGCCGCAGCCGGGCGATCTGAAAGAGCGGCGCAAGAACCTGCGTAATCGCCGCTTCCCGCATCTGGTGGCGATCCGTGGCGAGACCGTCGTGGGATATGCCTATGTGGTGCTGTTCCGGAAGCGGCCGGCTTATCGCTATACGGTGAAGCACTCGATCTATGTGCATCCGGATCACCTCGGCGGCGGCATCGGCCGGCTGTTGATGCACGAGCTGATCGACGCTTGCGCGGCGGCGGGCTTCCGTCAGATGATCGGCTATATCGACGGTGACAACACCGCTTCGCTCGGCCTGCATCACAGCTTCGGCTTTGCCACCGTCGGACGGCTGCCGGGCGTCGCGTATCGTTATGGCCGCTGGGCCGATACGGTGATGGTGCAGCGATCGCTGGGTGCCGGCGTGACCACGCCTCCTGTGATTTGA
- a CDS encoding sensor histidine kinase, which translates to MFRRDSLTTRILLLHVVALTITAVVLPLILFWLLNREIDRLHSDAMRRQAEVVAEHLTFGSDGQLDLILPQDLRDVYSAAYGRYAYAVIDSSGQVLFSSNTDRKPLLPRRSADRASWFGLVTGSTGLSGDSIERRIGGRTLTIQVVEDLSNGDVIIDDIAANFFHRAGWIVLPILLLLLAFDIVIFRRAIRPLVDASERAASIGPSRTDIRLPMQGIPSEIRPLVSAVNQAFDRLEHGFNEQRRFTADAAHELRTPLAILSARIETLEPKPAGKDLQRNLTAMSRIVSQLLDVAEMDAMRVDPDETVDLVEIATELIETVAPAALAAGKEIGLRGGDHPVPVRGNAEMIRRALRNLVDNAIRHTRPGTEVMIEVDAAGPCVAVRDHGPGIAEADRNLIFQRFWRGNRARSDGAGLGLAIVKAVVDEHGGAIDVADVPGGGALITLTFQKPEVTSR; encoded by the coding sequence GTGTTCCGGCGCGACTCGCTGACCACCCGCATCCTGCTGCTGCATGTAGTGGCGCTGACGATCACCGCGGTGGTGCTGCCGCTGATCCTGTTCTGGCTGCTCAATCGCGAGATCGATCGGCTGCACAGCGATGCGATGCGTCGCCAGGCCGAAGTCGTTGCCGAACATCTCACCTTCGGCTCGGACGGGCAACTCGATCTCATCCTGCCGCAGGACTTGCGTGACGTGTATTCGGCCGCCTATGGCCGCTATGCCTATGCGGTGATCGACAGCTCGGGCCAAGTGCTGTTCAGTTCGAACACGGACCGCAAACCGCTGCTACCGCGCCGATCCGCGGACCGCGCCTCGTGGTTCGGTCTCGTCACCGGATCGACCGGCCTTTCGGGAGACAGCATCGAGCGACGCATTGGCGGCCGGACACTGACGATCCAGGTGGTCGAAGATCTGTCGAATGGCGACGTCATCATTGACGACATCGCCGCCAACTTCTTCCATCGCGCCGGCTGGATCGTTCTGCCGATCCTGCTGCTGCTCCTCGCCTTCGACATCGTGATCTTCCGGCGCGCGATCCGCCCCCTGGTCGACGCTTCGGAGCGCGCCGCCAGTATCGGCCCGAGCCGCACCGACATCCGGCTGCCGATGCAGGGCATCCCCAGCGAAATCCGGCCGTTGGTCAGCGCGGTCAATCAGGCGTTCGATCGGCTCGAACACGGCTTCAACGAGCAGCGCCGGTTCACCGCGGACGCCGCTCACGAACTGCGGACGCCGCTCGCGATCCTCAGCGCGCGGATCGAGACGCTGGAGCCGAAACCAGCCGGGAAAGACCTGCAGCGCAATCTTACCGCGATGAGCCGGATCGTGTCGCAGCTGCTTGATGTCGCCGAGATGGACGCGATGCGGGTCGATCCGGACGAGACCGTCGACCTCGTCGAGATCGCAACCGAACTGATCGAGACCGTCGCGCCGGCTGCGCTCGCCGCCGGCAAGGAGATCGGCCTGCGCGGCGGCGATCACCCCGTCCCTGTGCGCGGCAATGCCGAGATGATCCGGCGCGCGCTACGCAACCTCGTCGACAATGCGATCCGCCACACACGACCAGGCACCGAGGTGATGATCGAAGTCGATGCGGCGGGCCCCTGCGTCGCGGTGCGCGATCATGGCCCCGGCATCGCCGAGGCCGATCGCAACTTGATCTTCCAGCGATTCTGGCGGGGCAACCGCGCCCGCAGCGATGGCGCCGGACTGGGCCTTGCGATCGTCAAAGCGGTCGTCGACGAACATGGCGGTGCCATCGACGTGGCCGACGTTCCGGGCGGCGGCGCGCTGATCACGTTGACGTTTCAGAAGCCGGAGGTGACCTCACGCTGA
- a CDS encoding response regulator transcription factor, translating to MRLLIVEDNLELADLISRGINAAGYDVDIVSGVEDARAALASVNYVAMALDLGLPDGDGMSLLRELRAGHESIPVLVLTARSGVQDRVSGLKAGADDYLVKPFAIEEMVARIEAILRRPGQLLGRSLTLGNLTFDTEGRQILISGEPRLLSGRELNVLELLLRRQGRVVPKKTLEDQIFGLGGDVASNAVEVYVSRLRKQLEELGATVQIRTIRGVGYLLSEIK from the coding sequence ATGCGCCTCCTGATCGTCGAAGACAACCTCGAATTGGCGGACCTGATTTCGCGGGGCATCAACGCCGCCGGCTACGATGTCGACATTGTCAGCGGGGTCGAGGATGCGCGCGCTGCACTCGCATCGGTGAACTACGTCGCGATGGCGCTCGACCTCGGATTGCCGGACGGCGACGGCATGTCGCTGTTGCGCGAACTGCGCGCCGGCCATGAGTCGATCCCGGTGCTGGTGCTGACCGCGCGCAGCGGCGTGCAGGACCGCGTCTCCGGCTTAAAGGCCGGTGCCGACGACTATCTGGTCAAGCCGTTCGCGATCGAGGAGATGGTGGCGCGCATTGAAGCCATTCTGCGTCGCCCTGGTCAGCTGCTCGGCCGCTCGCTTACCCTCGGAAATCTGACTTTCGATACCGAAGGCCGCCAGATCTTGATCAGTGGCGAGCCGCGCCTGTTGTCGGGCCGCGAGCTCAACGTGCTCGAATTGCTGCTGCGCAGGCAAGGTCGCGTCGTGCCGAAGAAGACGCTCGAGGATCAGATCTTCGGCCTCGGCGGTGACGTCGCCTCGAATGCGGTCGAGGTCTATGTCTCGCGGCTGCGCAAGCAGCTCGAAGAACTCGGGGCCACGGTGCAGATCCGGACGATTCGCGGCGTCGGCTATCTGCTGTCGGAGATCAAGTAA
- a CDS encoding efflux RND transporter periplasmic adaptor subunit, which produces MRSGSLVAPAGAQPADTGRDGIDLAQQTIALSAKQVEAISIEAVEQSEFRITKDALGSIAYNENLLVQVFTPYAGRIIDTFFNLGDEVKKGAPLFTIDSSDLLQAESTLLATAGVLELQNRNLNRVRQLLKTGGAPQRDVDQATSDQQTAEGNHKAARDAVRIFGKSEAEIDRIIAERHVDSTLIVRSPVDGQVTARNAAPGLYVQPGSAPAPLTLANLSIKWMVANVVETDAPAFRLGQPVEARVAAYPGQVFRGRVTALGSSIDPSSHRQLVRSEIDDPANLLRPGMLANFTIEVAKPVTSPAVRLDAVVREGDGTMAVWVTRDRRSFQRRLVKIGLAQNGRRQILDGVAPGELVVGAGAIFLSNKLANAASG; this is translated from the coding sequence ATGCGATCCGGCAGTCTCGTCGCGCCGGCAGGGGCGCAGCCGGCGGATACGGGCCGGGATGGCATCGATCTCGCCCAGCAGACGATCGCGCTCTCGGCCAAGCAGGTCGAGGCGATCAGCATCGAAGCGGTCGAGCAGAGCGAATTCCGCATCACCAAGGACGCGCTGGGTTCGATCGCCTACAACGAAAACCTGCTGGTGCAGGTGTTCACGCCCTATGCCGGACGCATCATCGACACCTTCTTCAATCTCGGCGACGAGGTGAAGAAGGGCGCGCCGCTGTTCACTATCGACAGCTCTGACTTGCTGCAGGCAGAGTCGACGCTGCTGGCGACCGCCGGCGTGCTGGAGCTGCAGAACCGCAATCTCAACCGCGTGCGCCAGCTGCTGAAGACCGGCGGTGCGCCGCAGCGCGATGTCGATCAGGCCACGTCCGATCAGCAGACCGCCGAAGGCAACCACAAGGCCGCGCGCGATGCGGTCCGCATCTTCGGCAAATCGGAAGCCGAGATCGACCGCATCATCGCCGAGCGACACGTCGACTCGACCCTTATCGTGCGCAGCCCGGTGGACGGGCAGGTGACCGCACGCAACGCGGCACCCGGCCTCTACGTGCAACCGGGCAGCGCGCCTGCGCCGCTGACGCTCGCCAATCTGTCGATCAAATGGATGGTGGCCAACGTCGTCGAGACCGATGCGCCCGCGTTCCGGCTCGGCCAGCCGGTCGAAGCGCGGGTTGCGGCCTATCCTGGGCAGGTGTTTCGCGGCCGGGTGACGGCGCTCGGCAGCAGCATCGATCCGAGTTCGCACCGCCAGTTGGTTCGCTCGGAGATCGACGACCCGGCCAATCTGCTGCGCCCCGGCATGCTGGCCAATTTCACTATCGAGGTGGCGAAGCCGGTGACGTCCCCCGCGGTGCGGCTCGATGCGGTGGTGCGCGAAGGTGACGGCACCATGGCGGTTTGGGTGACACGCGACCGCCGCAGCTTTCAGCGCCGGCTGGTCAAGATCGGTCTGGCGCAAAACGGCCGCCGCCAGATCCTCGACGGCGTCGCCCCGGGTGAGCTGGTGGTGGGCGCCGGCGCGATCTTCCTCAGCAACAAGCTCGCGAACGCCGCGAGCGGCTGA
- a CDS encoding efflux RND transporter permease subunit, which yields MFKSIIEFGLTRKAIIVLALIVFGGAGIAAFTRLNVEAYPNPAPVILEITAQAAGLSAEEMEKYYTIPMEVGLYPTPGVVNIRSTSFYGLSFVRVTFAYGVDYYFALTQAANSIQQNISLPNNLVPTIQQSSLVGEIFRYQLVGPPNYGLTNLRTVQDYIVARRLMTVPGVVQINAWGGTTKQFNVDADLQKLEAYNITVPQMVSALGNANLNVGAREITIGQQSVNIRGIGLVDSGGDDSIANGYKVQDIENVVLTQSGGLPIQIKDVAKVSVGYVPRLGIAGRDSSDDVAAAIVVMGRTQHTNDIVPKVEEEVAKLNRDGSLPSGVKIVPYYDRGALVAVTTRTVLHNLIVGCLLVFLIQWIFLGDLRSALIVSASIPFALFFSIIILVLRGEDANLLSLGAVDFGIIVDSAVIMMENIFRNLQSPAEQQRRMLVQLQQSGAGTGEPQVWTDRLRLIFLSALQVDKAVLFTAAITVTAFVPLFTMQGVEGQIFGPMARTYGYALAGALISTFTITPVLASLLLPKTIEKHETAIVRGLRRAYEPVLRWSLGRTKVAAVVGLVFLCVAGLAASRLGSEFLPALEEGNFWIRAAMPPTMSLDAGTSYVRKMREILLRHPEVITVVSQHGRPDNGSDASAFSNVELFAPVKPFSEWPAGLTKEMLAEQLQKEFDAELPGVTFNFSQYIQDNIEEALSGVKGANSVKIVGPNLQVLEQLAGQVMQEMAKVRGVADLGVFHLLGQPNLNIKVDRERAARYGLNTGDVNSVIQAAVGGSIATTVLEADRQFGVAVRLDPKFRESVDAVRELKIAYATPSGVNAYIPLSEVATISLDTGASFIYRERSQRYIPIKFSVRGRDLGGTVAEAQQRVNDAVQLPPGYRLIWSGEFDNLQDAKARLMIVVPITLLLVFVLLYALFNTLRDSLIALLGIPFAAGGGVIALYLSGLEFSVSAAIGFISLLGVAVMDGILNITYFRELRASGVSVADAVRQASEQRMRPMLMTALSAGVGLFPAALSHDIGSQVQRPLATVVVGGMFIGPLLLLAVAPALRKLAFAREEAGRSSATPQAAPQGEP from the coding sequence GTGTTCAAGAGCATCATCGAGTTCGGCCTGACCCGCAAGGCCATCATCGTGCTGGCGCTGATCGTGTTCGGTGGCGCCGGCATCGCCGCGTTCACCCGGCTCAACGTCGAGGCCTATCCAAATCCTGCGCCGGTGATCCTCGAGATCACCGCGCAGGCCGCGGGGCTATCAGCCGAGGAGATGGAGAAGTACTACACCATCCCGATGGAGGTCGGGCTGTATCCGACACCCGGCGTGGTCAACATCCGCTCGACATCGTTCTACGGCCTATCGTTCGTCCGCGTCACCTTTGCCTACGGGGTCGACTACTATTTCGCGCTGACGCAGGCTGCCAATTCGATCCAGCAGAACATTTCGCTGCCGAATAATCTGGTGCCGACCATTCAGCAGTCGAGCCTGGTCGGCGAGATCTTCCGCTATCAATTGGTCGGTCCGCCGAATTACGGGCTGACCAATCTGCGCACCGTGCAGGACTATATCGTGGCGCGGCGGCTGATGACGGTGCCTGGGGTGGTGCAGATCAACGCCTGGGGGGGGACCACCAAGCAGTTCAATGTTGACGCCGACCTGCAGAAGCTGGAGGCCTACAACATCACCGTGCCGCAGATGGTGTCGGCGCTCGGCAACGCGAACCTCAACGTCGGTGCGCGCGAAATCACCATCGGCCAACAGTCCGTGAACATCCGCGGCATTGGGTTGGTCGATTCCGGCGGCGATGATTCCATCGCCAATGGCTACAAGGTCCAGGACATCGAAAACGTCGTGCTGACCCAGTCGGGCGGGCTGCCGATCCAGATCAAGGATGTCGCCAAGGTCTCGGTCGGCTATGTGCCACGGCTCGGCATCGCCGGGCGCGACAGCAGCGACGACGTCGCCGCCGCGATCGTGGTGATGGGGCGGACCCAGCACACCAACGATATCGTGCCGAAGGTCGAGGAGGAAGTCGCCAAGCTCAATCGCGACGGCAGCCTGCCGTCCGGCGTCAAGATCGTGCCGTATTACGATCGCGGCGCGCTCGTCGCGGTAACCACCCGGACGGTGCTGCACAATCTGATCGTCGGTTGCCTCTTGGTGTTCCTGATCCAGTGGATCTTTCTCGGCGATCTGCGCAGCGCGCTGATCGTGAGCGCCAGCATTCCGTTCGCGCTGTTCTTCTCGATCATCATCCTGGTGCTGCGCGGCGAGGATGCCAATCTGCTGTCGCTCGGCGCGGTCGATTTCGGCATCATCGTCGACTCCGCCGTGATCATGATGGAGAACATCTTCCGCAATCTGCAGTCGCCGGCCGAGCAGCAGCGGCGGATGCTGGTGCAGCTGCAGCAGAGCGGCGCCGGTACAGGCGAGCCGCAGGTGTGGACCGATCGGCTGCGGCTGATCTTTCTCAGCGCACTGCAGGTCGACAAAGCGGTGCTATTCACCGCTGCAATCACGGTGACGGCGTTCGTGCCGCTGTTCACCATGCAGGGCGTCGAAGGCCAGATCTTCGGGCCGATGGCGCGGACCTATGGCTATGCACTGGCAGGTGCGCTGATCTCGACCTTCACGATCACACCGGTGCTGGCATCGCTGCTGCTGCCGAAGACCATTGAGAAACACGAGACCGCGATCGTGCGCGGTCTGCGCCGCGCCTATGAGCCCGTGCTGCGCTGGTCGCTTGGCCGCACCAAGGTCGCGGCCGTTGTTGGCCTGGTGTTCCTTTGTGTCGCCGGTCTAGCGGCGAGCCGTCTCGGCAGCGAGTTCCTGCCGGCGCTGGAGGAGGGCAACTTTTGGATCCGGGCCGCGATGCCGCCGACGATGTCGCTCGATGCCGGCACCAGTTACGTCCGCAAGATGCGCGAGATCCTGTTGCGGCATCCGGAAGTCATCACCGTGGTGTCACAGCACGGCCGACCCGACAACGGCAGCGACGCCTCTGCGTTCTCCAACGTCGAACTGTTCGCCCCGGTGAAGCCGTTCTCGGAATGGCCAGCCGGCCTGACCAAGGAGATGCTGGCGGAGCAGCTGCAGAAGGAATTCGACGCCGAGCTGCCGGGCGTCACCTTCAATTTCTCGCAGTACATCCAGGACAATATCGAGGAGGCTCTGTCCGGGGTGAAGGGCGCCAACTCGGTCAAGATCGTCGGTCCGAACCTGCAGGTGCTGGAGCAACTCGCCGGGCAAGTGATGCAGGAGATGGCCAAGGTGCGCGGCGTCGCCGACCTCGGCGTGTTTCATTTGCTTGGCCAGCCCAATCTCAACATCAAGGTCGATCGCGAGCGCGCCGCGCGCTACGGCCTCAACACCGGCGATGTCAATTCGGTGATTCAGGCGGCGGTCGGCGGCAGCATCGCCACCACAGTGCTCGAAGCCGACCGACAGTTCGGCGTCGCGGTGCGGCTCGATCCGAAGTTTCGCGAAAGCGTCGATGCGGTGCGCGAGCTGAAGATCGCTTACGCGACGCCGAGCGGCGTCAACGCCTACATCCCGCTCAGCGAAGTCGCCACCATCTCGCTCGATACCGGCGCGTCCTTCATCTACCGCGAGAGGAGCCAGCGCTACATTCCGATCAAGTTCAGCGTCCGTGGCCGCGACCTTGGCGGCACCGTCGCCGAGGCGCAGCAGCGGGTCAACGATGCGGTGCAGCTGCCGCCCGGCTATCGGCTGATCTGGTCCGGCGAGTTCGACAATCTGCAGGATGCCAAAGCGCGGCTGATGATCGTGGTCCCGATCACGCTGCTGCTGGTGTTCGTGCTGCTCTACGCGTTGTTCAATACGCTGCGCGACAGCCTGATCGCACTGCTCGGCATTCCGTTCGCGGCCGGCGGTGGCGTCATCGCGCTGTATCTGTCGGGACTGGAATTCAGCGTCTCGGCCGCGATCGGCTTCATCTCGCTGCTCGGCGTCGCGGTGATGGACGGCATCCTCAACATCACATACTTCCGCGAGCTGCGCGCCAGCGGCGTGAGCGTCGCCGATGCGGTGCGGCAGGCCTCCGAGCAACGGATGCGGCCGATGCTGATGACGGCGCTGTCGGCTGGCGTCGGGCTGTTTCCTGCAGCGCTCTCGCACGACATCGGCAGCCAGGTGCAGCGGCCGCTGGCGACCGTTGTGGTCGGCGGCATGTTCATCGGTCCGCTGTTGCTGCTGGCGGTGGCACCGGCGCTGCGCAAGCTCGCTTTTGCTCGCGAGGAGGCCGGTCGAAGCAGCGCTACTCCCCAGGCCGCACCACAGGGAGAGCCGTGA
- a CDS encoding efflux transporter outer membrane subunit, with protein MLRWLSALGTCIFVAGCAVGPNFVQPPSPEVDRYTAAALPAKSLGKTQPFVAAEDVPTRWWSAFRSEPLDRLVRATVVRNPTLQAADAAIKVAHFNALAQRGLFFPQVSASYGPSTQLTSNNEASDSPQQRLSLHTAQLNIAYTFDVWGGNARAVESLDAVTEQQQFVLEATHLTLTANVVTAAIGEASLRGQIAATKKIVALERDILGILKSQFEAGQAAQVDVLTQEAALAQVEQTLPPLEKQLAIQRDLLTALAGNYSAAQVPERFELARLSLPRNIPVVVPSTLVRRRPDVRAAEANLHAVSAQVGVAVAARLPNISVGASTAGASATNFAQLFAPGTGFYLLAANATQPIIDGMTLLHKQRAAEAALDQADAQYRQAVISALQNVADALQSLQHDAALVRAAAKSEAAAKASLDIIRKQLALGQVNQVVVLNAQQTYLNASIAHVQAEATRLSDAAALFMAIGGSWPAGCGTDWRSCVLDDLPVTAALQ; from the coding sequence ATGCTGCGTTGGCTTAGCGCCCTCGGCACGTGCATCTTCGTCGCCGGCTGTGCTGTCGGGCCGAATTTCGTACAGCCGCCGTCCCCCGAGGTCGATCGTTACACGGCGGCTGCCTTGCCGGCGAAGTCGCTAGGCAAGACCCAGCCGTTTGTCGCCGCGGAGGATGTGCCGACCCGCTGGTGGTCGGCGTTCCGCTCCGAGCCGCTCGACCGGCTGGTGCGCGCGACGGTGGTGCGCAATCCGACCCTGCAGGCGGCGGATGCTGCAATCAAGGTGGCGCACTTCAATGCGCTGGCGCAGCGTGGACTGTTCTTTCCGCAGGTCAGCGCCAGCTATGGTCCATCGACACAATTGACGTCGAATAACGAGGCCTCCGATTCGCCGCAGCAGCGGCTGTCGCTGCACACCGCGCAGCTCAACATCGCCTACACGTTCGACGTCTGGGGCGGCAACGCGCGCGCGGTGGAGAGTCTTGATGCCGTCACCGAGCAACAGCAGTTCGTGCTGGAGGCGACGCATTTGACGCTGACCGCCAATGTCGTCACCGCGGCGATCGGGGAAGCCTCGCTGCGAGGCCAGATCGCTGCCACCAAGAAGATCGTGGCGCTCGAGCGCGACATCCTCGGCATCCTGAAGTCGCAGTTCGAGGCAGGGCAGGCGGCGCAGGTGGATGTCCTGACCCAGGAGGCGGCGCTTGCCCAGGTCGAGCAGACCTTGCCGCCGCTGGAGAAGCAACTCGCGATTCAACGAGATCTGTTGACCGCGCTGGCCGGCAACTATTCGGCAGCCCAAGTCCCGGAGCGTTTCGAACTGGCGCGCCTCAGCCTGCCGCGCAACATTCCGGTTGTGGTGCCGAGCACGCTGGTGCGACGCCGGCCGGACGTGCGGGCTGCGGAGGCCAATCTGCATGCGGTAAGCGCGCAGGTCGGTGTGGCGGTGGCGGCGCGCCTGCCGAACATCAGCGTCGGCGCCAGCACGGCCGGCGCGAGCGCTACCAACTTTGCGCAACTGTTCGCGCCCGGCACCGGGTTCTATCTGCTGGCCGCCAATGCCACCCAGCCGATCATCGACGGCATGACCTTGCTGCACAAGCAGCGCGCCGCCGAGGCGGCGCTCGATCAAGCCGATGCGCAGTATCGCCAGGCCGTGATCTCGGCGCTGCAGAATGTCGCCGACGCGCTGCAGAGCCTGCAGCACGATGCAGCCCTGGTGCGCGCTGCCGCCAAATCGGAGGCCGCAGCAAAGGCCAGCCTCGACATCATCCGCAAGCAGCTTGCGCTCGGGCAGGTTAATCAGGTTGTGGTCCTGAATGCCCAGCAGACCTACCTCAATGCCTCGATCGCGCATGTTCAGGCGGAGGCGACGCGCCTGTCAGATGCGGCGGCGCTGTTCATGGCCATCGGCGGAAGCTGGCCGGCGGGATGTGGAACTGATTGGCGAAGCTGCGTGCTCGACGATCTGCCGGTCACGGCAGCTTTGCAGTAG
- the ihpA gene encoding divalent metal ion exporter subunit IhpA, translating to MLSSIATRLACAAVLFAGCVLAGEARAQTLTMGNALQRALNASPRLTAAERDVGIARGQRIQSGALINPEISYEQDNSFGSGAYRGTRSAESTLQISQMFELWGKRDARIAAGQAGLDAASIGRQAVRLEVLSETAIAFVTVLGLQRRIQILDEQIVAIDAITPLLQRRVEAGASSVAETGRAEVASALVKADRERTRSALATARRELAILMGDTAAKFAAVSGRLEAIGKPPAFQSVIAAIDANPQLVRWKAVYAQRNAELLLARLKPYPDVTVAAGWRRYNETGDNAVRLSVSVPIPLFDQNQGNILSAQESLAKTAAERQANRNTLIVIAGRAYDSLQGSLRELAILRDTAIPKARDAAAAISEGYGQGRYSLLEVLDAQGSVAQARLREQEAQQNFHVAVATIEGLVGNPFALARGGAR from the coding sequence ATGTTGTCTTCGATCGCCACGCGGCTCGCGTGCGCGGCCGTCTTGTTCGCCGGCTGTGTGCTGGCGGGAGAGGCCCGTGCGCAAACGCTGACTATGGGCAACGCGCTGCAGCGCGCCCTCAACGCCAGTCCGCGGCTCACCGCCGCCGAACGTGACGTCGGCATCGCGCGGGGCCAGCGCATTCAATCCGGTGCGCTGATCAATCCCGAGATCTCCTACGAGCAGGACAATTCGTTTGGCTCAGGCGCGTATCGCGGCACGCGGTCGGCCGAGTCGACGCTGCAAATCAGCCAGATGTTCGAGCTATGGGGCAAGCGCGACGCCCGCATCGCCGCCGGGCAGGCGGGGCTCGATGCCGCCTCCATTGGTCGCCAGGCCGTGCGGCTCGAGGTGCTGTCCGAGACCGCGATCGCTTTCGTCACCGTGCTCGGGTTGCAGCGGCGCATTCAGATCCTCGACGAGCAGATCGTCGCGATCGACGCGATCACGCCGCTGCTGCAGCGCCGCGTCGAAGCCGGCGCATCGTCGGTGGCGGAGACCGGCCGGGCCGAGGTCGCTTCCGCGCTGGTGAAGGCGGATCGCGAACGCACCCGGTCGGCGCTCGCCACCGCCCGCCGCGAGCTCGCGATCCTGATGGGCGACACGGCGGCGAAGTTCGCTGCGGTCTCCGGCCGGCTCGAAGCGATCGGCAAACCGCCGGCGTTTCAGTCCGTGATCGCGGCGATCGACGCCAACCCGCAGCTGGTGCGCTGGAAGGCGGTGTATGCGCAGCGCAACGCCGAGCTGTTGCTGGCGCGCCTCAAGCCGTATCCGGACGTCACCGTGGCGGCGGGCTGGCGGCGCTACAACGAGACCGGCGACAACGCCGTCCGTTTATCGGTGTCGGTGCCGATCCCGCTGTTCGATCAGAACCAGGGCAACATCCTGTCGGCGCAGGAGAGCCTGGCCAAGACCGCGGCGGAACGACAGGCCAATCGCAATACGCTGATCGTGATCGCGGGACGGGCCTACGACTCGCTGCAGGGCTCGCTGCGCGAGCTGGCAATCTTGCGCGACACCGCGATCCCGAAAGCCAGGGATGCCGCCGCCGCGATCTCCGAAGGTTACGGCCAGGGGCGCTACTCGCTGCTCGAAGTGCTCGATGCCCAAGGCAGCGTCGCGCAGGCGCGGCTGCGCGAGCAGGAGGCGCAGCAGAATTTCCATGTCGCCGTCGCCACCATTGAGGGGCTCGTCGGCAATCCTTTCGCATTGGCGCGGGGAGGCGCGCGATGA
- the ihpB gene encoding divalent metal ion exporter adaptor subunit IhpB has translation MMKLLMLICGAAAMFALGAAVSAYAPIGSREPAQQAAKDSKGHNHAEGEKGHGHEGHGEEGAVEMSDAKVAASGIEIRTAKAETLHESLVLNGILQPNQETLVQVTPRFPGVVREIKKRIGDTVEKGELLAKIESNQSLSVYEMRAPISGTVIDRQISLGEYASEQKPAFIVADVSTVWVDLSVYRRDLPRVRIGDKILIDVADGGKPIEASLSYISPVGSSDTQSALARAVVPNDALRLRTGLFVSARLILSAKPVPLAVRASAIQTVENRSVVFVRSGDKFEVRDVELGDRDAENVEVVFGLLDGDRYAAANSFVVKAELGKGSASHEH, from the coding sequence ATGATGAAACTGTTGATGTTGATCTGTGGTGCCGCCGCGATGTTTGCGCTCGGTGCCGCCGTTTCCGCCTACGCGCCGATCGGATCGCGCGAGCCGGCCCAGCAGGCTGCGAAGGACTCGAAGGGACACAATCACGCCGAGGGTGAGAAGGGCCATGGTCATGAGGGCCACGGCGAGGAGGGTGCGGTCGAGATGAGCGACGCCAAGGTCGCGGCCTCAGGCATCGAGATCCGCACCGCCAAAGCGGAGACGCTGCACGAGTCGCTGGTGCTCAACGGCATCCTGCAGCCCAACCAGGAGACGCTGGTGCAGGTCACGCCGCGGTTCCCCGGCGTGGTTCGGGAGATCAAGAAGCGGATCGGCGACACGGTCGAGAAGGGCGAGCTGCTCGCCAAGATCGAAAGCAATCAGAGCCTCAGCGTCTACGAGATGCGCGCGCCGATCTCCGGCACCGTGATTGATCGCCAGATTTCGCTGGGCGAATACGCCTCCGAGCAGAAGCCGGCGTTCATCGTCGCCGATGTCTCCACGGTGTGGGTCGACCTGTCGGTGTATCGGCGCGATCTGCCGCGGGTGCGGATCGGCGACAAGATCCTGATCGACGTCGCCGACGGCGGCAAGCCGATCGAGGCCAGCCTGTCGTACATCTCCCCGGTCGGCAGCAGCGATACGCAGAGCGCGCTCGCCCGTGCCGTGGTGCCGAACGATGCGCTGCGCCTGCGCACCGGCCTGTTCGTCTCGGCGCGGCTGATCCTCTCGGCCAAGCCGGTGCCCCTCGCGGTGCGAGCCTCGGCGATCCAGACTGTCGAAAATCGCAGCGTGGTGTTTGTCCGCAGTGGCGACAAGTTCGAGGTGCGCGACGTCGAGCTCGGCGACCGCGATGCCGAGAATGTCGAGGTCGTGTTCGGCTTGCTCGATGGTGATCGCTACGCCGCAGCCAACAGCTTCGTGGTGAAGGCAGAGCTCGGCAAGGGATCGGCCTCCCATGAGCACTAA